The following coding sequences lie in one Vespa velutina chromosome 24, iVesVel2.1, whole genome shotgun sequence genomic window:
- the LOC124956943 gene encoding dynein light chain Tctex-type 1: protein MEDMQEETQFVVDTVSKIIKEAIEVSIGGNAYQHNKVNQWTSNVVEACLGNLTRLQKPYKYIVTCTIMQKNGAGLHTASSCFWDNATDGSCTVRWENKTMYCIVSVFGLGI, encoded by the exons aTGGAGGATATGCAAGAAGAG ACACAATTTGTGGTCGATACTGTaagcaaaattattaaagaagctATTGAAGTATCCATCGGTGGAAATGCTTATCAGcataataaagttaatcaATGGACATCAAACGTCGTTGAAGCTTGTCTAGGAAATCTTACAAGACTGCAAAaaccatataaatatattg tCACATGTACAATCATGCAAAAAAATGGAGCTGGATTACATACGGCTAGTTCATGCTTTTGGGATAATGCAACCGATGGAAGCTGTACCGTACGTTGGGAAAACAAGACTATGTATTGTATTGTTTCTGTATTTGGTTTAGGAATTTAA
- the LOC124956941 gene encoding distal membrane-arm assembly complex protein 2, with the protein MERVPRNIKDCSKFLPGIKPISPEDTDPKAETDTSFSWFKPEAPSPQSLSLGNVKMWWEYNKKLLFVKEQELNSNRINLLGSNIAAAYFIIEWNGKVKFKNSDWLAASKNKPVRLPNSYKSNYVITSIDASNTLISYEGLKNMNSLYHLKWLSFKGCEYIDDWCVDKIAGQYQTLEHLDISDCKNVTENALEALYKLRNLRTLIVTNHNKSAAFELTCFMLEECNSNLKCEILNSWYMNKLDDKEK; encoded by the coding sequence atggaaCGTGTACCACGTAATATAAAGGATTGTTCAAAATTTTTACCTGGTATAAAACCTATAAGTCCAGAAGATACAGATCCTAAAGCTGAAACTGATACAAGTTTCTCTTGGTTTAAACCAGAAGCTCCATCACCTCAATCATTGTCTTTAGGTAATGTTAAAATGTGGTGGgagtataataagaaattattgtttgTTAAAGAACAAGAACTTAATtctaatagaattaatttactGGGTAGTAACATAGCTGCTGcatatttcattattgaatGGAATGGAAAAGTAAAGTTTAAAAATTCTGATTGGTTAGCAGCATCAAAGAATAAACCTGTACGTTTACCGAATtcatataaatcaaattatgTTATTACTAGTATTGATGCAAGTAATACATTAATATCCTACGAAGGacttaaaaatatgaattccctttatcatttaaaatggCTCAGTTTTAAGGGGTGCGAATATATTGACGATTGGTGTGTCGACAAAATAGCTGGACAATATCAAACATTAGAGCATTTAGATATATCTGATTGTAAAAATGTTACTGAAAATGCATTAGAAGCATTATACAAATTACGTAATCTAAGAACATTAATAGTAACAAATCATAATAAATCTGCAGCATTTGAATTGACATGTTTTATGTTAGAAGAAtgtaattcaaatttaaaatgcgagattttaaattcatggtatatgaataaattagatgataaagaaaaataa
- the LOC124956942 gene encoding U11/U12 small nuclear ribonucleoprotein 25 kDa protein, with product MNDIKEQNVFSDINKLDDTTYEKKEKIVSNDHQELIKLTKEAIDNVIESDPFLSGLPLNVTVEEIKAQIAVAQGQAITLFLNRGELPKLSIVVPTHTTTVLDLKRAIKRHTNLCFKRDNIKKKISWKHVWKKYNLCFDDVQLLNDRENLRTYGISNKAELYYVKKYREKNKLRNIIKNT from the exons ATGAATGACATCAAAGAACAAAATGTTTTCtctgatattaataaattggaCGATACGAcgtacgaaaagaaagaaaaaattgtttctaatGATCATCAGGAATTGATTAAGTTGACCAAAGAAGCTATAGATAATGTAATCGAAAgtgatccttttctttctggaTTACCTTTGAACGTAACGGTTGAAGAAATTAAAGCACAAATAGCTGTGGCTCAGGGACAGGcgataacattatttttaaatcgtggAGAATTGCCAAAACTTTCTATCGTG gTACCTACTCATACAACTACAGTACTTGATTTAAAAAGAGCCATCAAGAGACATACTAATTTGTGCTTcaaaagagataatattaaaaagaaaataagttgGAAACACGtttggaaaaaatataacttatgtTTCGACGATGTACAACTATTAAACGATAGGGAAAATTTAAGAACATACGGTATTAGCAATAAAGCTGAATTATATTACGTTAAGaagtatagagaaaaaaataaattaagaaatatcattAAGAATACATGA